The sequence CCCGCCTTATACTTCTTTGTACTTTATAACTAATAACTTTAATCCTGCCCGGATCTCAAAAATTTTGGTCAAAAGAGCAAGCTCTTACATTCATGGCGATAAACCTTACAATTTGTTAATCCTGATATTCCCAGTTAGTAAACCCATTTTCTGACCCCTTCTAAGGAGGTAACACTTTGTTAATCCTAGTTAAGGTTTATTAAGGGAAAATTTTCAATACAATTTTATGGAAAGTAAGATTGAGAAACACAAGAAACGTTTTACGATTACCCAGCTTATTTTAATGATAATGGCTAAAGCTCCAGGGAGTTGCTGCAGCTTAGAGTATCTTAATGAAAAGACTGGAGTAGATAAAAATGAGCTGTTAGTTTACTTATCCAGGTTGGCACAGAGGGGTATAATAGAGAGGAAGTGGCATAAAAGCAAAGCTGGAAAAGAGAGGATGTATTGCCTGAAGTATAAGGAGGAGATACTATGAGAATTCCAGAATATATAAGAAGCTTTTTATTAGCTTTAGGTGGTGCATTAACAGGTTCTATCCTTAAAATATTTAACCTTTATACTTATGTATT is a genomic window of Saccharolobus shibatae B12 containing:
- a CDS encoding plasmid regulator, which codes for MESKIEKHKKRFTITQLILMIMAKAPGSCCSLEYLNEKTGVDKNELLVYLSRLAQRGIIERKWHKSKAGKERMYCLKYKEEIL